In Candidatus Buchananbacteria bacterium CG10_big_fil_rev_8_21_14_0_10_42_9, one DNA window encodes the following:
- a CDS encoding DNA topoisomerase IV subunit B (negatively supercoils closed circular double-stranded DNA): MANQTAPKKSKPPKSQSDYSAKQITVLEGLDPVRKRPGMYIGNTASEGLHHLIWEVVDNGIDEAMAGFCTQIDVELLPDGTVQVTDDGRGIPVDIHKTAKVSALEVVMTKLHAGGKFGEGGYKVSGGLHGVGVSVVNALSEFTKAEVRRDKKTWIQEYERGKPKKKVKPIGPAKTTGTTITFKPDPEIFTVTEFNLQTIIDHLRQQAYLTKGIRLNIIDSRDKHKLAYSFYFEGGIKSYVKHLNVNVEPKHDNVFYAEKEVDDVKVEVAVQYSNEYKETLFGFANNIYNPEGGTHISGFRTALTRSLNSYAKKKNILKEKDQPLSGEDCREGLTAIVSVKIKEPQFEGQTKAKLGNAEVKSIVDSVTSDALGTFLEENPRDAEAIVGKC; the protein is encoded by the coding sequence ATGGCAAATCAAACTGCCCCCAAAAAATCCAAACCACCTAAATCGCAATCAGATTACAGTGCCAAGCAAATTACTGTTTTAGAAGGACTGGATCCGGTCCGTAAGCGGCCCGGCATGTATATTGGTAACACCGCCAGCGAAGGCCTGCATCATTTAATTTGGGAAGTCGTGGATAACGGCATTGATGAAGCTATGGCCGGTTTTTGTACCCAAATTGATGTTGAGTTACTGCCTGACGGCACTGTCCAAGTTACCGACGACGGCCGCGGCATCCCGGTGGACATACACAAAACCGCTAAAGTATCAGCGTTGGAAGTGGTAATGACAAAACTTCATGCCGGCGGTAAATTTGGCGAAGGTGGCTACAAGGTATCTGGCGGTTTACACGGCGTTGGAGTATCAGTCGTGAACGCCCTATCAGAGTTTACTAAAGCCGAAGTCCGGCGGGATAAAAAAACTTGGATTCAAGAATACGAACGCGGTAAACCGAAAAAAAAGGTGAAACCCATTGGGCCGGCCAAAACTACTGGCACAACTATCACTTTTAAACCAGACCCGGAAATTTTTACTGTAACTGAATTTAATTTGCAAACCATTATTGACCACCTGCGCCAACAAGCGTACCTGACCAAAGGCATTCGTTTAAATATAATTGACAGCCGCGACAAACATAAGCTGGCCTACTCTTTTTATTTTGAAGGCGGTATCAAATCTTACGTTAAACACCTCAACGTTAACGTTGAACCGAAGCACGATAACGTCTTTTACGCCGAAAAAGAGGTGGATGATGTTAAAGTTGAGGTCGCCGTACAATACAGCAATGAATACAAAGAGACGTTGTTTGGTTTTGCAAATAACATCTATAACCCGGAAGGCGGTACCCATATTTCCGGTTTTCGCACTGCCCTTACCCGGTCACTAAATTCTTATGCCAAAAAGAAAAATATTTTAAAGGAAAAAGATCAACCCTTGTCCGGTGAAGACTGCCGCGAAGGTCTTACCGCCATTGTTTCAGTTAAAATTAAAGAGCCCCAATTTGAAGGCCAAACCAAAGCCAAGCTAGGTAACGCCGAAGTTAAATCAATCGTTGATAGCGTCACTTCTGACGCCTTGGGCACTTTTTTAGAAGAAAATCCGCGAGACGCTGAAGCCATCGTAGGAAAATGT
- a CDS encoding DNA topoisomerase IV subunit B (negatively supercoils closed circular double-stranded DNA), with amino-acid sequence ARAARETVLRKGALEGFTLPGKLADCSSRDASASELFIVEGDSAGGSAKQGRDREHQAILPLRGKILNVERARLDKMLANNEIKSLVIALGTNIGEQFDVEKLRYHKVVIMTDADVDGSHIRTLLLTIFFRHFPDIITQGHLYIAQPPLYSVKKGNALHYAYSDDQLEKLKEKLAKEDKKKESAKPTKSVEVEASPDEEENVGERGVGELAEVSGVKLNIQRYKGLGEMNPEQLWETTMSPEHRVMKQVTITDAAKADEVFDILMGSEVEPRKRFIQTHAKNVKNLDI; translated from the coding sequence CGCCCGCGCTGCGCGCGAAACTGTGCTACGCAAGGGCGCCTTGGAAGGCTTTACCTTGCCGGGTAAATTAGCCGATTGCTCCTCGCGTGACGCCAGCGCTTCTGAATTATTTATTGTTGAAGGCGATTCGGCTGGTGGTTCAGCTAAGCAAGGCCGTGACCGTGAACATCAAGCTATTTTACCTTTACGCGGTAAGATATTAAACGTAGAACGTGCGAGATTGGATAAAATGCTTGCCAATAACGAAATTAAATCCCTAGTCATTGCTTTGGGTACAAATATTGGAGAACAGTTTGACGTCGAAAAATTACGCTACCATAAAGTTGTGATCATGACTGATGCCGACGTTGATGGTTCTCATATCCGAACTTTACTTTTAACTATTTTTTTCCGCCATTTTCCCGACATTATCACTCAAGGCCATTTATATATCGCCCAACCGCCACTTTATTCAGTCAAAAAAGGAAATGCTTTGCATTACGCGTATAGCGATGATCAGCTAGAAAAGCTTAAAGAAAAATTGGCCAAAGAAGATAAAAAGAAAGAGTCAGCCAAGCCTACCAAAAGTGTTGAGGTTGAAGCTAGCCCGGACGAAGAAGAAAATGTGGGCGAACGTGGCGTTGGCGAGCTCGCTGAAGTTAGCGGGGTGAAATTAAATATTCAACGATACAAAGGCCTAGGGGAGATGAACCCAGAGCAGCTTTGGGAGACAACTATGTCGCCGGAGCATAGAGTAATGAAGCAAGTGACTATTACTGATGCCGCTAAAGCTGATGAAGTTTTTGATATTTTGATGGGCTCTGAAGTTGAACCGCGCAAGCGTTTTATTCAAACTCACGCCAAAAACGTAAAAAATCTTGACATCTAA
- a CDS encoding preprotein translocase subunit SecE — MKKLFKYLREAREELAKVAWPTRQKTIQHTILVVVISLAVATFLGLVDYILNLGLERII, encoded by the coding sequence GTGAAAAAATTATTCAAATATTTACGTGAAGCCAGGGAAGAATTGGCTAAGGTGGCCTGGCCAACTCGGCAAAAGACGATTCAGCATACTATATTAGTAGTCGTGATAAGCCTTGCGGTAGCGACTTTTTTAGGCTTAGTTGACTACATCTTAAATTTAGGATTAGAACGAATTATTTAA
- a CDS encoding transcription termination/antitermination protein NusG has product MAKQTVQRGKRWYVIHTYSGYEENVKRSMEQRIETLDMKDKIFQVLVPTEKKIKIKNGKRRVVTEKIFPGYVLVEMVVDDNSWYVVRNTPNVTGFIGTGTIPTPIDDKEIKELQRRMGVEEPTYKIDLTINTAVRITDGPFKGYEGKISNIDEARGKLKVLVNMFGRETPVELDSLQVKKL; this is encoded by the coding sequence ATGGCTAAACAGACAGTTCAGCGCGGTAAACGTTGGTATGTGATTCATACTTATTCTGGCTATGAAGAAAATGTGAAACGTAGCATGGAGCAAAGAATTGAAACGCTGGACATGAAAGATAAAATTTTCCAAGTTTTAGTACCGACTGAAAAAAAGATTAAAATTAAAAATGGTAAGCGCCGAGTCGTGACTGAAAAAATCTTTCCCGGCTATGTGTTGGTGGAAATGGTTGTGGACGACAACTCTTGGTACGTAGTGCGTAACACACCGAACGTAACCGGGTTTATCGGTACCGGCACAATTCCGACGCCAATTGACGATAAAGAAATCAAAGAGCTGCAACGGCGCATGGGCGTGGAAGAGCCGACATATAAAATTGATCTGACAATTAACACGGCCGTTAGGATTACCGACGGACCCTTTAAAGGTTACGAAGGTAAAATTTCCAACATTGATGAAGCGCGCGGCAAGCTCAAAGTTTTGGTTAATATGTTCGGCCGCGAAACGCCAGTGGAATTAGATTCATTACAAGTTAAAAAATTATAA
- the rplK gene encoding 50S ribosomal protein L11 — translation MAKEVKAKVKVQIPAGQANPAPPVGTALGPHGINIGEFCSQFNEQTKDKAGNVIPVEITIYEDRTFNFVLKTPPASDLLKKAAGIKKGSGEPLQKKIGKVTRKQLEEIAEIKMADLNAHDVKAAAKIIEGTARQMGLEITE, via the coding sequence ATGGCCAAAGAAGTAAAAGCAAAAGTCAAAGTCCAAATTCCCGCCGGTCAAGCCAACCCGGCTCCTCCGGTCGGTACTGCTTTGGGGCCTCACGGCATTAATATCGGGGAATTTTGTTCTCAGTTTAACGAACAAACTAAAGACAAAGCCGGTAATGTAATTCCGGTAGAAATTACTATCTATGAAGATAGAACGTTTAATTTTGTATTAAAAACACCACCGGCATCTGACTTGCTTAAAAAAGCGGCCGGTATTAAAAAAGGTTCAGGTGAGCCACTACAAAAGAAAATTGGCAAAGTTACCAGAAAACAATTAGAGGAAATCGCTGAGATAAAAATGGCCGACTTAAACGCCCATGATGTCAAGGCCGCGGCAAAAATTATTGAAGGCACCGCAAGGCAAATGGGATTAGAAATTACTGAATAA
- the rplA gene encoding 50S ribosomal protein L1, translated as MPRSKKYQEATKLVDPKKLYSITDAMALVKKTSTTKFDSSVELHVKLGINPDKSDQQLRTSVVLPHGTGKSLRIAAFVSAANEKSAKEAGADIAGGKELIQQINTSGKIDFDIAVAEPEMMKELASIAKILGPRGLMPSPKNETVTKDIKHAIEQIKKGKIDVKNDSAGNVHLVIGKVSFDDKALTANYQAALEAIIKNKPQSAKGVYVKTISLSATMGPGIKIETPL; from the coding sequence ATGCCACGATCAAAAAAATATCAGGAGGCAACTAAATTAGTTGATCCAAAAAAACTCTATTCTATAACCGACGCCATGGCATTGGTTAAGAAAACATCCACCACTAAGTTCGATAGTTCAGTTGAATTACACGTTAAATTAGGTATTAATCCAGACAAATCTGACCAGCAATTAAGAACCTCTGTAGTTTTGCCGCACGGCACTGGCAAATCGCTTCGCATTGCCGCTTTTGTTTCCGCCGCGAACGAAAAAAGCGCTAAAGAAGCTGGGGCTGATATTGCCGGCGGAAAAGAATTAATTCAGCAAATCAATACATCAGGTAAAATTGATTTTGATATCGCGGTCGCTGAACCGGAAATGATGAAGGAATTAGCCAGCATCGCCAAAATTTTAGGCCCCCGCGGCCTTATGCCAAGCCCTAAAAATGAAACCGTCACTAAAGATATCAAGCACGCGATTGAGCAAATCAAAAAAGGTAAAATTGATGTAAAAAATGACAGCGCCGGCAATGTTCACTTGGTAATCGGTAAGGTCTCATTTGACGATAAAGCTTTAACGGCAAATTACCAAGCCGCGCTTGAAGCGATTATCAAAAATAAGCCTCAAAGCGCTAAAGGTGTGTATGTAAAAACGATTAGCCTGTCGGCCACGATGGGTCCGGGAATTAAAATAGAAACCCCTTTATAA
- a CDS encoding cytidine deaminase: MTAKKRDNYLSWDEAFMQIANLIGQRSKDPNSQVGAVIVDGNKIVVALGYNGFPRGISDDKLPWSREGDFLDTKYAYVIHAEENAIYNANKPTQGCTLYTNLFPCNECAKTIIQSGIKEIIYESDRYHDQPNMVASRKLLDEAGVKYRQYSPEYELKLEKK; encoded by the coding sequence ATGACCGCAAAAAAACGAGACAACTACTTATCTTGGGATGAGGCCTTTATGCAAATCGCTAACCTCATTGGCCAGCGATCTAAAGATCCCAACTCCCAAGTTGGGGCAGTGATTGTGGACGGAAATAAAATTGTGGTAGCGCTTGGTTACAACGGATTCCCGCGTGGAATTTCCGATGATAAATTACCCTGGTCGCGCGAAGGAGATTTTTTAGACACAAAATATGCTTATGTTATCCATGCTGAGGAAAATGCAATTTATAACGCCAACAAACCGACTCAGGGCTGCACGCTTTACACTAACCTATTCCCCTGCAATGAGTGCGCTAAAACTATAATTCAAAGCGGCATTAAAGAAATTATTTATGAGAGCGACCGTTACCACGACCAGCCTAACATGGTTGCCTCAAGGAAATTACTTGATGAAGCCGGGGTCAAGTATCGGCAATACAGCCCAGAGTATGAATTAAAATTAGAAAAAAAATGA
- a CDS encoding dUTP diphosphatase: MPKLSPKPIKVKLLHPDAQLPTRAYAGDAGLDLYAIEDSIIPAGKHGLIKFGLAVEIPEGYVGFIKDRGSMGRSGLHVIGGVMDSNYRGEYICSMINASDSDYKIEKGHRVAQLVILPYFTGLPSEADELSESERGEKRYASSGK; this comes from the coding sequence ATGCCCAAACTAAGCCCTAAACCAATCAAAGTTAAGTTGCTGCATCCGGACGCTCAATTACCGACTCGAGCATATGCTGGTGACGCCGGCTTGGATTTATATGCCATTGAAGATTCAATTATTCCCGCTGGCAAACATGGGTTGATTAAATTTGGCTTGGCGGTTGAAATTCCCGAAGGCTATGTTGGGTTTATTAAAGACCGTGGCAGTATGGGCCGATCTGGCTTACATGTGATAGGCGGAGTAATGGATAGCAATTATCGCGGCGAATATATTTGCAGCATGATAAATGCCTCTGACTCAGATTATAAAATTGAAAAAGGGCATAGAGTGGCCCAGCTTGTTATTCTCCCCTACTTTACTGGTTTGCCCTCAGAGGCTGATGAATTGTCAGAATCGGAGCGAGGAGAAAAAAGATATGCCAGTAGTGGAAAATAA